From a region of the Geothrix sp. 21YS21S-2 genome:
- a CDS encoding NADH-quinone oxidoreductase subunit J — protein sequence MFLIFALITLLGGLSLAFQKNLVVAGLCMVLTFFGVAGLFLLLANPVAAALQVIVYSGAIVVLLLFVIMLLSAHEEEEALKAHPIQRWGSVVAALALAGGAVKVVLASGILRSPRPVGVPPPMNLDALGNALFNNHLAAFEIVGLLLLATMVGAVVLVKRDL from the coding sequence ATGTTCCTGATATTCGCCCTCATCACCCTGCTCGGCGGGCTCTCCCTGGCCTTCCAGAAGAACCTCGTCGTGGCCGGGCTCTGCATGGTGCTCACCTTCTTCGGGGTGGCGGGCCTGTTCCTGCTGCTGGCCAACCCCGTGGCCGCGGCCCTGCAGGTCATCGTCTACTCCGGCGCCATCGTCGTCCTGCTCCTGTTCGTCATCATGCTCCTGAGCGCCCACGAGGAGGAGGAGGCCCTGAAGGCCCATCCCATCCAGCGCTGGGGCTCGGTCGTGGCCGCCCTGGCCCTGGCGGGCGGGGCCGTGAAGGTGGTGCTGGCCTCCGGCATCCTCCGGTCGCCCCGGCCCGTGGGCGTGCCGCCCCCCATGAACCTCGACGCCCTGGGCAACGCCCTGTTCAACAACCACCTCGCCGCCTTCGAGATCGTCGGGCTGCTGCTCCTGGCGACCATGGTCGGGGCCGTGGTCCTGGTGAAGAGGGACCTGTGA
- a CDS encoding complex I subunit 1 family protein — protein MEFLARLLHLQPQTFWMIAKVIIVFAGPLTLAAILTWVERRGSAMIQDRIGPNRALLFGRWRLLGLPQLAADGIKFFLKEDLVTTDANKLLFWLAPFMAFVPAMMGFAVIPFGRALVSGGQTYHMSLLEPGNGMGMLYPLAIGSVAVYGILTAAWSSNNKWSILGGMRASAQMVSYELAMSLAVVAIFLRTGGYDPHEIINHQAVIWNVVPQFFGFLVFFVCMFAETNRLPFDFAEGESEIVAGFHTEYGSMKFALLQLSEYVHIVTAAALIVTLYFGGWQVPFVAAPSVSLSIAAFVLKLVFFCWVFIWIRWTVPRFRFDQLMFMGWKVMLPLSLGNLMVQAFLMYRRG, from the coding sequence ATGGAATTCCTAGCCCGACTCCTGCACCTCCAGCCCCAGACCTTCTGGATGATCGCCAAGGTGATCATCGTCTTCGCGGGTCCCCTGACCCTGGCCGCCATCCTCACCTGGGTGGAGCGCCGGGGCAGCGCCATGATCCAGGACCGCATCGGCCCCAACCGGGCCCTGCTCTTCGGACGCTGGCGCCTCCTGGGCCTGCCCCAGCTGGCCGCGGACGGCATCAAGTTCTTCCTGAAGGAGGACCTGGTCACCACCGACGCCAACAAGCTCCTCTTCTGGCTGGCCCCCTTCATGGCCTTCGTGCCGGCCATGATGGGCTTCGCGGTCATCCCCTTCGGCCGGGCCCTGGTGTCGGGCGGCCAGACCTACCACATGAGCCTCCTGGAGCCCGGCAACGGCATGGGGATGCTCTACCCCCTGGCCATCGGCTCCGTGGCGGTGTACGGCATCCTCACCGCCGCCTGGTCCAGCAACAACAAGTGGTCGATCCTGGGCGGCATGCGCGCCTCGGCCCAGATGGTCAGCTACGAGCTCGCCATGAGCCTGGCGGTGGTGGCCATCTTCCTGCGCACCGGGGGCTACGATCCCCACGAGATCATCAATCACCAGGCCGTCATCTGGAACGTGGTGCCGCAGTTCTTCGGCTTCCTGGTGTTCTTCGTGTGCATGTTCGCCGAGACCAACCGGCTCCCCTTCGACTTCGCCGAGGGCGAGAGCGAGATCGTCGCCGGCTTCCACACCGAGTACGGCTCCATGAAGTTCGCGCTGCTCCAGCTCTCGGAGTACGTGCACATCGTCACGGCCGCCGCCCTCATCGTCACGCTCTACTTCGGCGGCTGGCAGGTGCCCTTCGTGGCCGCGCCTTCCGTCTCGCTCTCCATCGCCGCCTTCGTCCTCAAGCTGGTCTTCTTCTGCTGGGTCTTCATCTGGATCCGGTGGACCGTGCCCCGCTTCCGGTTCGACCAGCTGATGTTCATGGGCTGGAAGGTGATGCTCCCCTTGAGTCTGGGCAATCTCATGGTGCAGGCGTTCCTCATGTACAGGCGGGGTTGA
- a CDS encoding NuoM family protein, translating to MITPWMNSHLLTFLVFAPFAWGALLLLFPERQAPLVKLLAVLGAAGVLAVAAAQLLRGQPDALGQVAVERFHWFSAVGIPVEYHLSADGLNLWLVILTVFLVPLTMLGTWNSLPNRPGTAFALLLMLESGMLGALVAQDLLLFYLFWEAMLLPMYFLIGVWGGAERRYAATKFLLFTLSGSLLWLVALLYTAGKAGSFAPGVMAQAVQALPGKTQGTLFIAFALAFAIKVPLFPLHTWLPDAHTEAPTAGSVILAGVLLKLGSYGFLRFAFPIFPDAARHFSLLLAGLSVAAIIYGALVAMVQTDIKKLVAYSSVSHMGFVMLGIASMTVIGTQGAMLQMLNHGISTGALFILVGMLYDRAHTRRIADFGGVALKMPVFTAFFMIVTLSSIGLPLTNGFAGEFLILNGTYLSGFHWGKAAAVVATLGVLLSAAYMLWMVKRVFWGPANPDPESGTAHLHADLNLREVAVLLPLVVLIFWMGIHPETFLGQSEAHVSRALLQTAGGEVKR from the coding sequence GTGATCACGCCCTGGATGAACTCCCACCTGCTGACCTTCCTGGTCTTCGCCCCCTTCGCCTGGGGCGCCCTCCTGCTGCTCTTCCCGGAGCGCCAGGCGCCCCTGGTCAAGCTCCTGGCCGTGCTGGGCGCCGCGGGCGTCCTGGCCGTGGCCGCCGCGCAGCTCCTTCGGGGCCAGCCCGACGCCCTGGGGCAGGTGGCCGTCGAACGCTTCCACTGGTTCTCGGCCGTGGGCATCCCGGTGGAGTACCACCTCTCGGCGGACGGCCTCAACCTCTGGCTGGTGATCCTCACCGTCTTCCTGGTGCCGCTGACCATGCTCGGCACCTGGAACAGCCTCCCGAACCGCCCCGGAACCGCCTTCGCGCTGCTGCTGATGCTGGAGTCCGGCATGCTGGGGGCCCTGGTGGCCCAGGACCTGCTGCTGTTCTACCTGTTCTGGGAGGCCATGCTGCTCCCGATGTACTTCCTCATCGGCGTGTGGGGCGGCGCGGAGCGGCGCTACGCGGCCACCAAGTTCCTGCTCTTCACCCTCTCGGGCTCCCTGCTCTGGCTGGTGGCCCTGCTCTACACCGCCGGCAAGGCCGGCAGCTTCGCCCCGGGCGTCATGGCCCAGGCCGTGCAGGCCCTGCCCGGGAAGACCCAGGGCACGCTCTTCATCGCCTTCGCGCTGGCCTTCGCCATCAAGGTTCCGCTCTTCCCCCTCCACACCTGGCTTCCCGACGCCCACACCGAGGCGCCCACGGCGGGCTCGGTGATCCTGGCCGGCGTTCTGCTGAAGCTGGGCTCCTACGGGTTCCTCCGCTTCGCCTTCCCGATCTTCCCGGACGCGGCGCGCCACTTCTCGCTGCTGCTGGCGGGCCTGTCGGTGGCCGCCATCATCTACGGCGCCCTGGTGGCCATGGTGCAGACCGACATCAAGAAACTGGTGGCCTACTCCTCCGTCAGCCACATGGGCTTCGTGATGCTGGGCATCGCCTCCATGACCGTCATCGGCACCCAGGGGGCCATGCTCCAGATGCTCAACCACGGCATCTCCACGGGCGCCCTCTTCATCCTGGTGGGCATGCTCTACGACCGGGCCCATACCCGGCGCATCGCCGACTTCGGCGGAGTTGCGCTGAAGATGCCCGTCTTCACGGCGTTCTTCATGATCGTGACGCTCAGCAGCATCGGCCTCCCGCTCACCAACGGCTTCGCCGGGGAGTTCCTCATCCTCAACGGCACGTACCTGTCGGGCTTCCACTGGGGCAAGGCCGCGGCCGTGGTCGCGACCCTGGGCGTGCTGCTCAGCGCGGCCTACATGCTCTGGATGGTCAAGCGCGTCTTCTGGGGACCGGCCAACCCGGATCCCGAAAGCGGCACGGCCCACCTCCACGCGGACCTGAACCTGCGCGAGGTGGCGGTCCTGCTGCCGCTGGTGGTCCTGATCTTCTGGATGGGCATCCATCCCGAGACCTTCCTCGGCCAGTCCGAAGCCCACGTGTCCCGGGCCCTCCTCCAGACCGCCGGTGGCGAGGTGAAGCGATGA
- the nuoL gene encoding NADH-quinone oxidoreductase subunit L: protein MQRIAWLIPVLPLLGSAFHGLLGKRAGKAAVTAVALGTVGASFALALALFFAAKAAPGHRLDLAYFDWMAVGDLRVPFGLVFDPLSSVMALVVAGIGLLIHLYSVGYMWEEEGYARYFCYLNLFVFFMLTLVLGSSLPLLFVGWEGVGLCSYLLIGYYFETELASAAGLKAFLFNRVGDLGMIVGMMALFAAFGTLTVGDILGRAGHLAPEASFGVITFATLMMFVGATGKSAQIPLYLWLPDAMAGPTPVSALIHAATMVTSGIYLICRLAPLYELAPTTMTIVAWTGGITALFAATIGLFQRDIKKVLAYSTVSQLGYMFLGLGAAGFAAGFFHVFTHAWFKALLFLGAGSVIHGLHHQQDLFRMGGLKDRMPVTFWTMLIATLCIMGFPGTSGFFSKDEILYLAFLKSPALYVVGLLGAVCTAFYMWRLMALTFWGKPRDHHAHEHAHESPWTMTLPLALLAAGALLAGLLGLPKIWGGTFAIEGWLEPALAFGKAEAPGAAEHGSHALAWGLMALSTTLALASGLAGFLIYRKGTASEEAFAERNPALYRVLANKYFVDEGVEAGLLAPVRWIANLAWKFFDVILIDGVGVNLPGALARIAGDFTARTQTGRVRNYALGMAFGTVLLLWIFLR, encoded by the coding sequence ATGCAGAGAATCGCCTGGCTCATCCCCGTCCTGCCCCTCCTGGGCTCCGCCTTCCACGGCCTCCTCGGGAAGAGGGCGGGCAAGGCCGCCGTCACCGCCGTGGCCCTGGGCACCGTGGGCGCCTCCTTCGCCCTGGCCCTGGCCCTCTTCTTCGCCGCCAAGGCCGCCCCCGGGCACCGCCTCGACCTGGCCTACTTCGACTGGATGGCCGTGGGCGACCTGCGGGTTCCCTTCGGCCTCGTCTTCGACCCCCTCAGCTCCGTCATGGCCCTGGTCGTGGCGGGCATCGGCCTGCTGATCCACCTCTACTCCGTGGGCTACATGTGGGAGGAGGAGGGCTACGCCCGGTATTTCTGCTACCTGAACCTGTTCGTCTTCTTCATGCTCACCCTGGTGCTGGGCTCCTCCCTGCCGCTCCTGTTCGTGGGCTGGGAAGGGGTGGGCCTCTGCAGCTACCTGCTCATCGGCTACTACTTCGAGACCGAGCTCGCCTCGGCGGCGGGCCTGAAGGCCTTCCTGTTCAACCGCGTGGGCGACCTGGGCATGATCGTGGGCATGATGGCGCTCTTCGCGGCCTTCGGCACGCTGACCGTGGGCGACATCCTGGGCAGGGCCGGGCACCTGGCCCCCGAGGCCTCCTTCGGCGTGATCACCTTCGCCACGCTGATGATGTTCGTGGGCGCCACCGGCAAGAGCGCCCAGATACCGCTGTACCTTTGGCTGCCCGACGCCATGGCGGGCCCCACCCCCGTCAGCGCCCTCATCCACGCCGCCACCATGGTCACCTCCGGCATCTACCTCATCTGCCGGCTGGCGCCCCTCTACGAGCTGGCCCCCACGACGATGACCATCGTGGCCTGGACGGGCGGCATCACGGCGCTGTTCGCCGCGACCATCGGCCTCTTCCAGCGCGACATCAAGAAGGTGCTGGCCTACTCCACCGTGAGCCAGCTGGGCTACATGTTCCTGGGCCTGGGCGCCGCGGGCTTCGCCGCCGGGTTCTTCCACGTGTTCACCCACGCCTGGTTCAAGGCCCTCCTCTTCCTGGGCGCCGGCAGCGTCATCCACGGCCTGCACCACCAGCAGGACCTCTTCAGGATGGGCGGCCTGAAGGACAGGATGCCCGTGACCTTCTGGACCATGCTCATCGCGACGCTCTGCATCATGGGCTTCCCGGGCACCTCGGGCTTCTTCAGCAAGGACGAGATCCTCTACCTGGCCTTCCTCAAGAGCCCCGCGCTCTACGTCGTCGGCCTCCTGGGCGCCGTGTGCACCGCCTTCTACATGTGGCGCCTCATGGCCTTGACCTTCTGGGGCAAGCCCCGGGACCACCACGCCCATGAGCATGCCCACGAGAGCCCCTGGACCATGACCCTGCCCCTGGCGCTGCTCGCCGCGGGCGCGCTCCTGGCGGGCCTGCTGGGCCTCCCGAAGATCTGGGGCGGGACCTTCGCCATCGAGGGCTGGCTGGAGCCCGCCCTGGCCTTCGGCAAGGCCGAGGCGCCCGGGGCCGCCGAGCACGGCAGCCACGCGCTGGCGTGGGGCCTCATGGCGCTGAGCACCACCCTGGCGCTCGCCAGCGGCCTGGCGGGCTTCCTCATCTACCGCAAGGGCACCGCCTCCGAGGAGGCCTTCGCCGAGCGGAACCCGGCCCTGTACCGCGTGCTCGCCAACAAGTACTTCGTGGACGAGGGCGTGGAGGCGGGCCTCCTCGCCCCGGTGCGCTGGATCGCCAACCTCGCCTGGAAATTCTTCGACGTCATCCTCATCGACGGCGTCGGCGTGAACCTTCCCGGGGCCCTGGCCCGCATCGCCGGCGACTTCACCGCTCGGACCCAGACGGGCCGGGTGCGCAACTACGCTCTGGGCATGGCCTTCGGGACCGTGCTCCTGCTCTGGATCTTCTTGAGGTAG
- a CDS encoding NADH-quinone oxidoreductase subunit N: protein MMITASELSAILPLLIPALGACLLPLAALDKDQATVKWVRGAMFFMALFCLAGGFFYITRLWATGAQPAYGAIHMDRLAQFAGIFVLVAAALAVLQLWDHLHQEGWVKGETLSLLLFSAVGMILFVAASNLILLFLGLELLSLPLYALTATVRTRAKAFEGGMKYFITGAVAASSFLMGSVLLYGVTGSLEIVAVGQALASRTPDAIALTGAALLMMGFLFKVSSVPFHQWTPDVYEAAPHPISGFMSVATKGVAILALLRVLGAGIPAPGSLRIQAALAVVAILTLVVGNLAALAQNNIKRMLAYSSISHAGYILLGLVAGTPAAYGGIIFYLVSYLVMNMGAFGILTCLGLVGDKTTFDDVKGMGWKRPDLAIAASLCLFGLAGIPPMAGFYGKYMIFKELILQGHVAMAVTGVLASLVSVYYYFRLPVALFLEKPTEKAEREASERPALRAPLAGAAVLVCGILVVVIGLFPGTLYTAFAWRVVTDTFPFLR from the coding sequence ATGATGATCACCGCGAGCGAACTCTCCGCCATCCTGCCGCTCCTCATCCCGGCCCTGGGGGCGTGCCTCCTGCCGCTGGCCGCGCTGGACAAGGACCAGGCCACGGTCAAGTGGGTCCGGGGCGCCATGTTCTTCATGGCCCTTTTCTGCCTGGCCGGGGGTTTCTTCTACATCACCCGCCTGTGGGCCACCGGGGCGCAGCCGGCCTACGGCGCCATCCACATGGACCGCCTGGCGCAGTTCGCCGGGATCTTCGTGCTGGTGGCCGCGGCCCTGGCCGTGCTCCAGCTGTGGGACCACCTCCACCAGGAGGGCTGGGTGAAGGGGGAGACCCTGAGCCTGCTCCTCTTCTCCGCGGTGGGCATGATCCTCTTCGTGGCCGCCTCGAACCTCATCCTGCTGTTCCTGGGACTGGAACTGCTCTCCCTGCCCCTGTACGCCCTCACCGCCACGGTGCGGACCCGCGCCAAGGCCTTCGAGGGAGGCATGAAGTACTTCATCACCGGGGCCGTGGCCGCCTCCAGCTTCCTCATGGGCTCGGTGCTCCTGTACGGCGTCACGGGCTCCCTGGAGATCGTCGCCGTGGGCCAGGCCCTGGCCTCCCGCACCCCCGACGCCATCGCCCTGACCGGGGCCGCCCTCCTCATGATGGGCTTCCTCTTCAAGGTCAGCTCCGTGCCCTTCCACCAGTGGACGCCGGACGTGTACGAGGCCGCTCCCCATCCCATCTCCGGCTTCATGTCCGTGGCCACCAAGGGCGTGGCCATCCTGGCCCTCCTGCGGGTGCTGGGCGCCGGCATCCCGGCGCCCGGTTCCCTGCGCATCCAGGCCGCCCTGGCCGTGGTGGCCATCCTCACCCTCGTGGTGGGCAACCTGGCCGCCCTGGCCCAGAACAACATCAAGCGGATGCTGGCCTATTCCAGCATCAGCCACGCCGGCTACATCCTCCTGGGCCTGGTGGCCGGCACCCCCGCCGCCTATGGCGGAATCATCTTCTACCTCGTGTCCTACCTCGTCATGAACATGGGCGCCTTCGGCATCCTCACCTGCCTGGGCCTGGTGGGCGACAAGACCACCTTCGACGACGTGAAGGGGATGGGCTGGAAGCGGCCCGACCTGGCCATCGCGGCGAGCCTGTGCCTCTTCGGTCTGGCGGGCATCCCCCCCATGGCCGGCTTCTACGGCAAGTACATGATTTTCAAGGAATTGATTCTCCAGGGGCATGTCGCCATGGCGGTGACCGGCGTCCTGGCCAGCCTGGTGTCCGTGTACTACTACTTCCGCCTTCCCGTGGCCCTGTTCCTGGAAAAGCCCACCGAGAAGGCCGAACGGGAGGCCTCGGAGCGCCCAGCCCTGCGGGCCCCCCTGGCCGGGGCCGCGGTGCTGGTGTGCGGGATCCTGGTGGTGGTCATCGGACTCTTCCCCGGGACCCTCTACACGGCCTTCGCATGGCGGGTGGTGACGGACACATTCCCCTTCCTGCGCTGA
- a CDS encoding NADH-quinone oxidoreductase subunit I — translation MAVIVKKVELTWVDRTYVIPVLQGMAITMKHFLKQIFTRSRDRFTVQYPDWKREVGPGYRGLHELKRFEDGSIKCVACFMCAEACPARCITIEADAYGDLNKSQGFDEKRPAVFKIDMLRCIYCGMCEEACPKDAIWLRGDYEQASYDRLSMQFGKWDLMNTYADKDGKARITQDPTPSVPRNPTSL, via the coding sequence ATGGCAGTCATCGTCAAGAAGGTCGAACTCACCTGGGTGGACCGCACCTACGTGATCCCCGTGCTCCAGGGCATGGCGATCACCATGAAGCACTTCCTCAAGCAGATCTTCACCCGGAGCCGGGACCGGTTCACGGTCCAGTACCCCGACTGGAAGCGCGAAGTGGGCCCGGGCTACCGCGGCCTCCACGAGCTCAAGCGCTTCGAGGACGGGTCCATCAAGTGTGTGGCCTGCTTCATGTGCGCCGAGGCCTGCCCGGCCCGGTGCATCACCATCGAGGCCGACGCCTACGGCGACCTCAACAAGTCCCAGGGCTTCGACGAGAAGCGTCCCGCGGTCTTCAAGATCGACATGCTCCGGTGCATCTACTGCGGCATGTGCGAGGAGGCCTGCCCCAAGGACGCCATCTGGCTGCGCGGCGACTACGAACAGGCGTCCTACGACCGGCTTTCCATGCAGTTCGGCAAGTGGGACCTCATGAACACCTATGCGGACAAGGACGGCAAGGCCAGGATCACCCAGGATCCCACGCCCTCGGTCCCCCGTAATCCGACCTCGCTGTAG
- the nuoK gene encoding NADH-quinone oxidoreductase subunit NuoK yields MTTLLQGSLQGYVLVALLLFVIGFFIVLSRRTVLVQFMGVELMLNAANIALLAFARARGGDVQGTVFYLFIIAVAACEAAVGLALVVGLFRHRTTTDTDRADALKL; encoded by the coding sequence GTGACCACCCTCCTTCAAGGCAGCCTCCAGGGGTACGTCCTGGTGGCCCTGCTGCTCTTCGTCATCGGCTTCTTCATCGTGCTGAGCCGGCGCACCGTCCTGGTCCAGTTCATGGGCGTCGAGCTCATGCTCAACGCCGCCAACATCGCGCTCCTGGCCTTCGCCCGGGCGAGGGGCGGGGACGTGCAGGGCACGGTCTTCTACCTCTTCATCATCGCGGTGGCCGCGTGCGAGGCCGCCGTGGGCCTGGCGCTGGTGGTGGGCCTGTTCCGCCACCGCACCACCACCGACACCGACCGCGCCGACGCGCTCAAGCTGTGA